A section of the Methanocaldococcus sp. FS406-22 genome encodes:
- a CDS encoding family 16 glycoside hydrolase → MNFKKLIVALVIPIVCLGLCGCFEIVPKSFYDDFSSYSVGEKAPFGEWKVKKGGFKIEAVMSEDKKSINKVAMPINNGIIYIDRNYTNFIFTVDIKRLEDEDSPKIYFRLTNHAKAGYYIEIKGYDMGYALYKFNGTKVEKLAESYDAAPAGTDFYRYEVIAKGNKIIFLAGGQKYIEYTDNNTPILKGGIGIGGGRAYYDNVRVEPIQ, encoded by the coding sequence ATGAATTTTAAAAAACTAATTGTGGCTTTAGTAATTCCAATTGTATGTCTTGGATTATGTGGTTGTTTTGAAATTGTCCCGAAATCATTTTATGATGATTTTTCTTCATACTCTGTAGGAGAAAAAGCCCCATTTGGAGAATGGAAGGTTAAGAAGGGGGGTTTTAAAATTGAAGCTGTAATGAGTGAGGATAAAAAATCAATAAACAAAGTTGCAATGCCAATAAACAATGGAATAATTTATATTGACAGGAACTATACTAATTTTATATTTACTGTTGATATAAAACGATTGGAGGATGAGGACAGTCCAAAAATATATTTCAGATTGACAAATCATGCAAAAGCTGGGTACTATATAGAAATAAAGGGGTATGATATGGGATATGCCCTCTATAAATTTAATGGGACTAAAGTTGAAAAATTGGCTGAATCTTACGACGCGGCTCCTGCTGGTACAGATTTTTATAGGTATGAGGTTATAGCAAAAGGTAATAAGATAATCTTCCTTGCAGGGGGACAGAAATATATTGAATATACTGATAACAATACTCCAATACTTAAAGGTGGAATAGGAATTGGAGGGGGTAGGGCTTATTATGATAATGTTAGGGTAGAGCCAATACAATAA
- a CDS encoding tRNA (guanine(10)-N(2))-dimethyltransferase, which produces MILKEGDVVFEVPDKLTVTKKDEVFYNPRMKTCRDISIAVIQAFLNLYHKKDKFYIADALAGSGIRGLRYAKELNFNGDLKVFLNDINPKAYEKILNNAKLNEINNIEVFNEDANTFLSRHFRFFNVVDVDPFGSPAPYIDQAIRALVTRNGLLCLTATDTAALCGRAKKSCLRKYLAYPLFGRDCHEFALRVLVGYVMRMATKYELALKPVFCHATDHYVRVYLITDRGAKRADKIFDMLGYVKDVNGIKIIRKFEEGYEKGFSGPLYIGNLYDKNLVEEALKIAGERKFSERVLKILNAIKGESAINQVGCYDTHQIGKMLKISVPPMQDIIKQLKEMGFNATVTHYNPKGIKTNTTLKDVIEAIYRCVNIR; this is translated from the coding sequence ATGATTCTAAAAGAAGGAGATGTAGTTTTTGAAGTACCAGATAAATTAACAGTTACAAAAAAGGATGAGGTCTTTTACAATCCAAGAATGAAAACCTGTAGGGATATAAGTATAGCAGTAATTCAGGCATTTCTAAATTTGTATCATAAAAAAGATAAATTTTATATTGCCGATGCATTGGCTGGAAGTGGGATTAGAGGGTTGAGATATGCAAAAGAACTCAACTTTAATGGGGACTTGAAAGTTTTTCTAAATGATATAAATCCAAAAGCTTATGAGAAGATACTAAATAATGCCAAATTAAATGAAATTAATAATATAGAGGTCTTTAATGAAGATGCCAACACATTTTTATCAAGGCACTTTAGATTTTTCAATGTTGTTGATGTAGACCCGTTTGGTTCTCCAGCTCCTTATATAGACCAGGCAATTAGGGCTTTGGTAACAAGAAATGGTTTGCTCTGTTTAACTGCAACAGACACTGCTGCTTTATGTGGAAGAGCTAAAAAATCATGCTTAAGGAAATATTTGGCTTATCCTTTATTTGGTAGGGATTGTCATGAATTTGCATTGAGGGTTTTAGTTGGATATGTTATGAGAATGGCTACAAAATATGAGCTTGCCTTAAAGCCAGTATTTTGCCATGCAACCGACCATTATGTTAGAGTTTATTTAATTACAGATAGGGGGGCTAAGAGAGCCGATAAAATATTTGACATGCTTGGCTATGTTAAAGATGTTAATGGAATCAAAATAATTAGAAAATTTGAAGAAGGTTATGAGAAAGGTTTCTCTGGACCGTTGTATATTGGTAACTTGTATGATAAAAACCTTGTTGAAGAGGCTTTAAAAATAGCTGGGGAAAGAAAATTTAGTGAAAGAGTTCTAAAGATTTTAAATGCCATTAAAGGAGAATCTGCTATAAATCAAGTTGGATGTTATGACACTCACCAAATCGGAAAAATGTTAAAGATTTCAGTTCCACCAATGCAGGATATTATAAAGCAATTAAAAGAGATGGGATTTAATGCTACTGTGACACATTACAATCCGAAAGGAATAAAAACCAATACAACATTAAAGGATGTTATTGAAGCAATATATAGATGTGTCAACATCAGGTGA
- a CDS encoding LEA type 2 family protein translates to MDSLKKGIMFSLVAMLCIIAGCTSEPEIKSPTTYVKIKSSFSDDLKTTNLDVKVIVDNPNPIGIHINKVKFDVYLLDNGEKVILKQVKKSDIDIKESGTTPIDFQISIPNDKIMSAIKNSKNGKITIGVDGYALVDAKISEIEVPIKGETEIAIPNIKSPITNVEINVKPGVPTKIDAKITINNPNNIGVKIKELVADVYYMDNYGNNVKQIKHIEKQNIYIKENGITTIDIPITIGLNDLPSPDYVIENGGNIIIGVDGYAVVDAKIKEIKIPITGKTTFESPFQLSDNSQLPLPNPPQPPQLPNISVIIPPLPQPPQLPDPLEILNELISSSNANNNEYSQYYIGIIDKNGNIPDTIYAQKPYYIVVIDSNGNLTEGVDIYINGQYMGTIDESGILPCIFCESGYYTITAEYNGDVLASKTVYVEEVTKYNSGKSESYDEYGNNYESYDQQQTQTQQSEIKISVDDITLHNELIIKKIVMSPDLLLMLAGMPPELKITMENGEEINLKYISMDVDLIIYNPNSKSVTIDKLILNMVDDEGHSLGKGEISDITITPGENPVTVKVDIPINKMGYEILRKLNGEEVFAEISGSAYIGDEEIPFSGERELLPPLPKPPVPLPPLPPFPTE, encoded by the coding sequence ATGGATTCGCTAAAAAAGGGGATAATGTTTAGCTTAGTAGCAATGTTGTGTATTATTGCAGGTTGCACTTCAGAACCTGAAATAAAATCACCAACAACCTATGTTAAAATAAAGAGTAGTTTTAGTGATGATTTAAAAACAACAAACTTAGATGTTAAAGTTATAGTAGATAATCCGAATCCTATTGGAATTCATATAAATAAGGTTAAATTTGATGTTTATTTGTTGGACAATGGTGAAAAAGTAATCCTTAAACAAGTGAAAAAATCAGATATAGACATTAAAGAAAGTGGAACAACGCCAATAGACTTCCAAATATCCATACCAAATGACAAAATAATGTCAGCAATAAAAAACTCAAAAAATGGTAAAATAACTATTGGAGTGGATGGATATGCTCTTGTAGATGCAAAAATCAGTGAAATTGAAGTTCCTATTAAAGGAGAAACTGAAATAGCAATACCTAATATAAAATCTCCAATAACCAATGTTGAGATAAATGTTAAGCCAGGAGTTCCTACAAAAATAGATGCAAAGATTACAATAAACAATCCAAATAACATTGGAGTGAAGATAAAAGAACTTGTAGCAGATGTTTATTATATGGATAACTATGGGAATAATGTAAAACAAATAAAACATATTGAAAAACAAAACATATACATTAAAGAAAATGGCATAACAACAATAGATATTCCAATAACAATTGGATTAAATGATTTACCTTCTCCAGATTATGTTATAGAAAATGGTGGGAATATAATCATAGGAGTGGACGGATATGCAGTAGTTGATGCAAAAATAAAAGAAATTAAAATTCCAATTACTGGAAAAACAACTTTTGAATCTCCATTCCAATTATCTGACAATTCACAACTACCACTTCCAAATCCACCACAACCACCGCAATTGCCTAATATTTCAGTTATCATTCCACCACTTCCACAACCTCCACAACTACCAGACCCTTTAGAAATATTAAATGAGTTAATATCTTCAAGTAACGCTAATAATAATGAATATTCTCAATATTATATTGGAATAATAGATAAAAATGGTAATATTCCAGATACAATATATGCACAAAAACCATACTATATTGTAGTTATAGATTCTAATGGAAATTTAACAGAGGGAGTTGATATTTACATTAATGGTCAATATATGGGAACAATCGATGAATCTGGAATATTGCCTTGTATATTCTGTGAATCGGGATATTATACAATAACAGCTGAATATAATGGAGACGTTTTAGCATCTAAAACTGTATATGTTGAGGAAGTGACTAAATACAACAGTGGAAAATCTGAATCTTATGATGAGTATGGTAATAATTATGAAAGCTATGACCAACAACAAACACAAACTCAACAGTCAGAAATTAAAATAAGTGTAGATGATATAACCCTACATAATGAATTAATAATTAAAAAAATAGTTATGAGTCCTGATTTATTATTAATGTTGGCTGGAATGCCTCCTGAATTAAAAATAACTATGGAAAATGGAGAAGAAATAAATTTAAAATATATTTCTATGGATGTAGATTTAATAATATACAATCCAAATTCAAAAAGCGTTACAATCGATAAATTAATTTTAAATATGGTTGATGATGAAGGTCATAGTTTAGGAAAAGGAGAAATATCTGATATAACAATAACACCAGGAGAAAACCCAGTAACTGTTAAAGTAGATATACCAATTAATAAGATGGGATATGAGATTCTTAGAAAATTAAATGGTGAAGAAGTTTTTGCTGAAATATCTGGAAGTGCATATATTGGAGACGAAGAAATTCCATTTAGTGGAGAAAGAGAGTTACTACCACCATTGCCTAAACCACCAGTTCCACTCCCTCCATTACCACCATTCCCAACTGAATAA
- a CDS encoding helix-turn-helix domain-containing protein has protein sequence MLIEVLSKKYVKEILELLNEKGELHFSQIHREIPTHMSSLNRTLNELVKLGLISKRKENNKQALPKTYYKLTPLGKKALLLYEVEKIIENSKNNQNITIQIISGNNHNIINAKIVNIHNK, from the coding sequence ATGCTTATTGAAGTATTAAGTAAAAAATATGTAAAGGAAATTTTAGAACTACTTAACGAAAAAGGGGAACTCCATTTTAGCCAAATTCATAGGGAGATTCCCACACACATGAGCAGTTTAAACAGAACATTAAACGAATTGGTAAAATTGGGATTAATATCAAAAAGAAAAGAAAACAACAAACAGGCATTACCAAAAACATACTACAAACTAACACCATTAGGAAAAAAGGCACTATTGTTGTATGAAGTAGAAAAAATTATTGAAAATTCAAAGAATAATCAAAATATTACTATTCAAATTATTAGCGGAAACAACCACAATATTATTAATGCAAAAATTGTTAATATTCATAATAAGTAA